The proteins below are encoded in one region of Penicillium psychrofluorescens genome assembly, chromosome: 4:
- a CDS encoding uncharacterized protein (ID:PFLUO_006861-T1.cds;~source:funannotate), whose product MKRTSSIGFQNPPFTSQHTRSTSLLNSTSRPQQPNFARASSGGFGQDAGLSSVRRSVSSNMLHGSSAGRQSYAPGSASHSASQNIQRRSSVFSRPSTGNGGPMGHQSFFTQVPPAAGVPRDPRPLRDRAFQTRIGQELLEYLSHNNFELEMKHSLGQNTLRSPTQKDFNYIFQWLYHRIDPGYKFLKSMDSEVPPILKQLRYPYEKGITKSQIAAVGGQNWSTFLGMLHWLMQLAQMMDRFVMGDYDEACAEAGVDVAGDRIIYRFLTGAYHDWLQGGEDEDDEIAEKRLVPHIENMSEEFARGSERYEQEMAALEAENRNLRDQVEDMEKNAPDVAKLDKTYRILEGDKKKFEEYNQTVKGKIEKYESRIKFLDEEIQKTDTDLQTTEADRSELQASVDRQGITIQDIDRMNTERERLQRSLEDTMARLEETHARVMEKEAEASQKLEDLEQIVKAYNTLGYQTSLIPSSAENAKGQDYELSLQVNENIFSRSQVGGDPNRISSDGDRLLAEPFIGYHPAHLLNLDLRGSIRNSLQSLRKEINERRKRGIDDDLDRRNLLDNIKEAMDEKRSEVEALEHRRRAAEEEFERTKEITTTQKTASDAQIEKMEKELAKMRATLSDSVQLMEQREMNTNIEYEQLTLRANALREELHTNVENMLNDVIRFKVHVQKGLEDYESFVVDEVEQELGGDAQLSADVAMEP is encoded by the coding sequence ATGAAACGCACCAGTTCCATTGGATTTCAGAACCCACCGTTTACGTCGCAACACACGCGCTCGACGTCGCTGCTCAACTCCACGAGCAGACCGCAGCAGCCGAACTTTGCGAGAGCTTCTTCCGGGGGGTTCGGTCAGGATGCAGGGCTCTCGTCTGTCCGTCGATCCGTGTCGAGTAATATGCTCCATGGCTCCAGTGCGGGTCGGCAGAGCTATGCGCCTGGATCGGCCTCCCATTCCGCATCTCAGAACATCCAGCGCAGAAGCAGCGTGTTTTCGCGACCATCAACCGGAAACGGGGGCCCTATGGGCCACCAGTCATTCTTCACCCAAGTTCCTCCCGCAGCAGGCGTCCCGAGAGACCCCCGACCATTGAGAGATCGCGCATTCCAGACTCGCATTGGACAGGAGCTACTGGAGTACTTGAGTCATAACAACTTTGAGTTGGAAATGAAGCATTCCCTGGGTCAGAACACTCTTCGCTCGCCGACTCAAAAGGATTTCAATTATATCTTCCAGTGGCTCTATCATCGTATTGATCCGGGATACAAGTTTTTGAAGAGTATGGACTCCGAAGTGCCACCGATTCTGAAGCAGTTGCGGTATCCTTACGAAAAGGGCATTACAAAATCGCAAATCGCGGCCGTGGGTGGCCAGAACTGGTCGACCTTCCTCGGCATGCTGCACTGGTTGATGCAGttggcgcagatgatggacCGCTTTGTCATGGGAGATTACGATGAGGCTTGCGCCGAAGCGGGTGTCGATGTCGCTGGGGACCGAATCATCTATCGTTTCCTCACCGGCGCCTATCATGACTGGCTCCAAGGgggagaagacgaggatgatgagatTGCCGAGAAACGACTGGTTCCGCACATTGAAAACATGTCCGAGGAGTTTGCGCGAGGCAGCGAGCGATACGAACAGGAGATGGCCGCGTTGGAAGCAGAGAATCGCAACCTCCGGGATCAGGTTGAGGATATGGAGAAGAATGCGCCCGACGTGGCCAAACTGGACAAGACCTACCGGATTTTGGAAggtgacaagaagaagtttGAGGAGTACAACCAGACCGTCAAAGGGAAGATTGAAAAATATGAAAGCCGCATCAAATTTTtggatgaggagatccagaaaaCCGACACAGACCTCCAGACGACCGAGGCAGATCGTTCCGAGCTCCAAGCCAGCGTGGATCGGCAGGGCATCACCATCCAGGATATCGACCGCATGAATACGGAACGCGAGCGTCTCCAGCGAAGTCTGGAAGACACCATGGCTCGTTTGGAGGAAACCCATGCACGTgtcatggagaaggaagccgAGGCGAGTCAGAAACTTGAGGATCTAGAGCAGATCGTCAAGGCATACAATACACTCGGCTACCAGACGAGTCTGATCCCCTCATCTGCCGAGAATGCCAAGGGTCAAGATTACGAGCTCAGTCTCCAGGTCAATgagaacatcttctcccgGTCCCAGGTTGGCGGCGATCCTAACCGGATTTCGTCGGATGGGGATCGTCTGCTGGCCGAGCCATTCATTGGCTACCACCCGGCTCATCTGTTGAACCTAGATCTTCGGGGCAGCATCCGCAACAGTCTGCAGTCCCTGCGGAAGGAGATCAACGAACGGCGGAAGCGCGGTATCGATGACGATCTCGACCGTCGGAATCTGCTCGACAACATCAAGGAGGCCATGGACGAGAAACGGAGCGAGGTGGAGGCTCTCGAGCACCGGCGCCGtgccgcggaggaggaattcGAGCGAACCAAAGAAATCACCACCACGCAGAAGACGGCCTCGGACGCgcagattgagaagatggagaaggaacTGGCCAAGATGCGGGCTACGCTGAGCGACAGTGTGCAATTAATGGAGCAGCGCGAGATGAACACCAACATCGAGTACGAGCAGCTCACGCTCCGAGCGAACGCCCTGCGCGAGGAACTACACACCAATGTCGAGAATATGCTGAACGATGTGATCCGCTTCAAGGTCCATGTTCAAAAGGGGTTAGAGGACTACGAGAGCTTCGTGGTCGATGAAGTGGAACAAGAGCTGGGCGGCGATGCCCAACTCTCGGCAGATGTGGCGATGGAACCGTGA
- a CDS encoding uncharacterized protein (ID:PFLUO_006862-T1.cds;~source:funannotate): MKVSAVLAVVACGLAPAAAFRLPLNHGTPSVSLTPSSSPTGPAPSSWSTGSLPIPTGSSSPSPSGGPIPPFPYSSGSSSSSVPTPSGTPTGAARQAGFWRAVQA; the protein is encoded by the exons ATGAAGGTCTCTGCTGTCCTCGCCGTTGTCGCCTGTGGCCTTGCCCCGGCTGCTGCGTTCCGCCTGCCT CTGAACCACGGCACCCCCTCGGTCTCTCTGACCCCTTCGTCTTCGCCCACCGGCCCTGCTCCTTCCAGCTGGTCGACTGGTAGCTTGCCGATTCCCACTGGCTCCAGCTCCCCCTCCCCTAGCGGAGGTCCCATTCCTCCCTTCCCGTActcgtcgggctcgtcttcgtcttcggtCCCCACGCCCAGCGGCACTCCCACCGGTGCTGCCCGTCAAGCCGGATTCTGGCGCGCTGTCCAGGCTTAG
- a CDS encoding uncharacterized protein (ID:PFLUO_006863-T1.cds;~source:funannotate), whose protein sequence is MKRCLHSGRLLRYGRRLSVPLIARRTISDGHNARKITKYTLAEANNLCARYKFDHKLYPPISRKRQRFLEHWIPCLEKCLPPPSQAGTKHAHQEGDSLEVFKEDFDRASSLAGWMNRFRERFQLDPLVHMGFNLDKWEAVHAMLNSLVDAHELLVPYMAAPQASNLDWSLGSGESLDDLTSVASPHLLNVVAPDTTTSLHALTWSPTVKVFSHFLMAEVWQTLGSLVLEAANRPPKESQLAMSYVFRILARLHHSGLISERVYQYHDPDTSLRAFRPPTLHLLSGHIMSVLSDAAWLEHQAAVAARAAETGEESPYLPFKMGVRELGPEIWFELILWCCVEHGFPIEGAWLVKQMMAQNECWKVESWTPLLRDFDIVRQTNIGAEQFWRRPGNDTVSRSQDKPPFRGLGKRTISTEVATSLRNGLIHNAVCEIGTKGYGITKLLQLSSHLDSLIDPIKSAHDLRPTTKATNWHTVQLIESGAIDPENDPTSLERILRLRNEVVPAWDGDELTKVQHLDGMTRAQFYNASAAMVGLVELNIRAYARDCLTTSALHQYAWLQNIIDASTVRHTESFFEQLKQSGTEQVPFFDSQHFSSLKSSLPQVSSVTHAAILELATTSRAFDFGNWLLFSDDVDGPSIPLSAYGEQVLTPSLLRYAAATQNPQLAHQVLRSVQMPFRLNTIKTVIDYEISVGEWDRVVQMFQYIRDRKAKSWGYSNLATLAAAITRRDASILYKESQGIAVSEEEKHSLAQAQDILLRLFSGEFNSPEGRNDTNRFQQRAIYSMYSLLSSLPGSFRELFKSASLQYVPVKPEKIGYITTVSFNVLLTAIVDGYGCYSGKGVYGRWCQYPHRGLDDGSVGLELARERNHQQGGPHVDPKRPASVHNKLVIPNLDTIRIIAQAAIRELEALSDAPTPSMLKSLRFYKIKPKTVYRTTRKWGKPPKTVPEGVLDFCVEMFLREGLAEHEIDRETNGHVARMRERKAIWPSALQHNDALSRALDDRGVGDWYTPVGGWPVRPPEEVPVRD, encoded by the coding sequence ATGAAAAGGTGTTTGCACTCCGGCCGCCTCCTCCGATATGGCCGCAGACTATCCGTCCCTCTGATTGCCAGACGCACGATATCCGACGGACACAATGCGCGCAAGATCACAAAGTACACTCTCGCGGAAGCCAACAACCTCTGTGCCCGGTATAAATTTGATCACAAGCTTTATCCACCAATATCCCGGAAGCGTCAACGATTTCTAGAGCACTGGATTCCATGCCTGGAGAAATGCCTACCTCCTCCTTCGCAAGCGGGTACCAAGCACGCACACCAGGAAGGCGACTCCCTTGAAGTGTTCAAAGAGGATTTTGATCGGGCTTCTTCGTTAGCGGGATGGATGAATCGCTTCAGAGAGCGGTTTCAGTTGGATCCGCTGGTGCATATGGGTTTCAACTTGGACAAATGGGAAGCGGTGCATGCTATGTTGAACAGCCTTGTGGATGCCCatgagctgctggttccTTACATGGCCGCTCCACAGGCTTCGAATCTCGATTGGAGCTTGGGTTCGGGGGAATCGCTTGACGACCTGACTTCAGTCGCAAGCCCACATTTGCTTAACGTCGTCGCCCCAGATACGACGACCTCCCTCCACGCTTTAACCTGGTCACCCACCGTGAAGGTGTTTTCACACTTCCTCATGGCGGAGGTCTGGCAGACTCTTGGGTCTTTGGTTCTGGAAGCTGCGAATCGGCCTCCGAAGGAATCCCAGCTTGCCATGTCCTATGTCTTCCGGATCCTTGCACGATTACATCACTCGGGCTTGATCTCTGAACGGGTGTACCAATACCACGATCCTGATACTAGTCTGCGTGCTTTTCGACCACCAACGCTGCACTTGCTGTCGGGCCATATCATGAGTGTTCTTTCCGATGCTGCGTGGTTGGAGCATCAAGCTGCTGTGGCTGCCAGAGCTGCAGAGACCGGAGAAGAATCACCGTACCTGCCCTTCAAAATGGGAGTCCGGGAACTCGGTCCGGAGATTTGGTTCGAGCTCATTTTGTGGTGTTGTGTGGAGCATGGATTCCCCATAGAAGGGGCATGGCTGGTGAAACAGATGATGGCGCAGAACGAATGCTGGAAGGTCGAGAGCTGGACGCCTCTATTGAGGGATTTTGACATCGTCCGGCAAACAAACATTGGCGCGGAACAGTTCTGGCGCCGTCCAGGCAATGACACTGTCTCTCGGAGTCAAGACAAGCCACCGTTCCGTGGGCTTGGGAAGCGGACGATCAGCACTGAAGTGGCTACTTCTCTCCGAAATGGCCTGATTCACAATGCCGTTTGTGAGATAGGCACCAAGGGGTACGGAATCACGAAGCTTCTCCAACTTTCGTCCCATCTTGATTCCTTGATCGATCCTATCAAGTCTGCGCATGATCTTCGACCTACAACTAAAGCCACGAATTGGCATACGGTTCAACTCATTGAGAGCGGGGCAATTGATCCCGAAAATGATCCTACCAGTCTCGAGCGAATCTTGCGGCTACGTAATGAAGTTGTGCCAGCATGGGATGGCGACGAGTTGACCAAAGTGCAGCATTTGGATGGCATGACAAGGGCCCAATTTTACAATGCTTCAGCGGCCATGGTTGGGTTGGTCGAACTCAACATCAGGGCTTATGCCAGGGATTGCCTGACCACAAGCGCGTTGCACCAATATGCTTGGCTGCAGAATATTATTGATGCCAGCACAGTGCGCCACACGGAATCATTTTTCGAGCAACTCAAGCAGTCTGGCACCGAACAGGTCCCGTTCTTCGACTCCCAGCATTTTTCCTCACTTAAATCTTCCCTTCCACAAGTGTCAAGTGTCACTCATGCCGCAATACTTGAGCTGGCTACCACCTCTCGGGCCTTTGATTTTGGCAACTGGCTGCTCTTCTCGGATGACGTGGATGGCCCTTCGATCCCCCTCAGTGCTTATGGCGAGCAAGTTTTAACACCATCGCTTCTCCGTtatgccgccgccacccaAAACCCACAGCTTGCTCATCAAGTCCTCCGTTCTGTCCAAATGCCCTTCCGTCTCAACACTATCAAGACTGTGATCGACTATGAGATTTCAGTGGGTGAATGGGATCGCGTGGTTCAGATGTTCCAATATATCAGAGACCGCAAAGCAAAGTCCTGGGGGTACAGTAATCTCGCTACTCTCGCCGCCGCAATTACCAGACGGGACGCCTCCATCTTGTACAAGGAGTCTCAAGGAATCGCCGtcagcgaggaagagaagcacAGTCTCGCACAAGCTcaggatatcctcctccGTCTTTTCAGCGGCGAATTCAATTCTCCCGAGGGCAGAAATGACACAAATCGCTTCCAACAGAGGGCCATCTATAGCATGTACAGTCTGCTATCGTCTCTTCCGGGCTCTTTCCGAGAACTCTTCAAGTCGGCCAGTCTCCAGTACGTCCCCGTCAAGCCGGAAAAGATCGGTTACATCACCACTGTTTCTTTCAACGTCCTCCTCACCGCCATTGTGGATGGGTATGGCTGTTATTCCGGCAAAGGAGTTTACGGCAGGTGGTGTCAGTACCCCCATAGGGGCCTAGACGACGGCAGTGTTGGCCTAGAACTTGCTCGGGAGCGCAATCATCAACAAGGCGGTCCGCACGTCGATCCAAAAAGGCCCGCCAGTGTCCATAATAAACTTGTCATCCCAAATCTCGACACCATCCGCATCATCGCGCAGGCCGCGATCAGGGAGTTGGAGGCCTTATCAGACGCTCCGACTCCCAGCATGCTAAAATCTCTTCGTTTTTACAAAATCAAGCCCAAGACCGTCTACCGCACCACCCGAAAATGGGGCAAACCCCCCAAGACCGTGCCAGAGGGTGTCCTCGACTTTTGCGTGGAAATGTTCTTGCGCGAGGGTCTGGCCGAACACGAGATCGATCGTGAAACCAATGGCCATGTTGCACGCATGCGTGAGAGGAAAGCCATCTGGCCCTCCGCGTTGCAGCACAATGATGCCCTAAGCCGTGCGCTTGATGACCGTGGCGTGGGCGATTGGTATACTCCCGTTGGAGGGTGGCCTGTGCGTCCGCCCGAGGAGGTGCCTGTGCGGGATTGA